A genomic window from Phocoena sinus isolate mPhoSin1 chromosome 20, mPhoSin1.pri, whole genome shotgun sequence includes:
- the LGALS3BP gene encoding galectin-3-binding protein, protein MAPLWLLWMSLLVAGIHGVKDGDMRLADGDTANEGRVEIYYSGQWGTVCDKLWDLTDASVVCRALGFKNATEALGRATFGPGRGPIMLDEVQCTGTEPSLANCTSLGWMKSNCRHDEDAGVICTNETRGIHTFDLSSELPAALEQIFESQKGCDLFIRVKTKEEDELGICAHKLILSTNPEAHGLWKEPSSSVTMEVDTECVPVVRDFIKYLYSRRIDVSLSSVKCLHKLASASGAKQLQSYCGHLFAILLPQDPSFRTALDLYAYALATWDPVLEEICMQFLAWNFRALTQAEAWPSVPTAVLRDLLSRNELVTPSELAVLLALDEWSQERRISRREVEGLVERVRFPMIPPSDLFTLQFNLSLYWSHEALFQKKMLQALEFHTVPFELLAQYRGLNLTEDTYQPRLYTSRTWSASVTGSSYNPYRSFQTPQHPSFLFQANSVSWSLVYLPTVRSCWNYGFSCSSDDPPLLALSKSSYSKPTIGYENKALMLCGRNFVADVTNFEGWKALIPSALDTNSSRSASFFPCPAGSFSSFQVVIRPFYLTNSTGVD, encoded by the exons ATGGCCCCTCTGTGGCTCCTGTGGATGTCGCTGCTGGTCGCGGGGATTCACG GCGTGAAAGACGGTGACATGCGGCTGGCCGACGGGGACACCGCCAACGAGGGCCGCGTGGAGATCTACTACAGCGGCCAGTGGGGGACGGTGTGTGACAAGCTGTGGGACCTGACAGATGCCAGCGTTGTCTGCCGAGCCCTGGGCTTCAAGAATGCCACTGAGGCTCTGGGCAGAGCCACCTTCGGGCCAG gaaggggCCCCATCATGCTGGACGAGGTGCAGTGCACCGGGACAGAGCCCTCGCTGGCCAACTGCACATCCCTGGGCTGGATGAAGAGCAACTGTAGACATGACGAGGACGCCGGCGTGATCTGCACCAACg AAACCAGAGGCATCCACACCTTTGACCTGTCCAGCGAGCTCCCCGCAGCTCTAGAGCAGATCTTTGAGAGCCAAAAGGGCTGTGACCTGTTCATCAGGGTGAAGACGAAGGAGGAGGACGAGCTGGGCATCTGTGCCCACAAGCTGATCCTGTCCACCAACCCCGAGGCACACGGCCTGTGGAAGGAGCCGAGCAGCAGTGTCACTATGGAGGTGGATACCGAGTGTGTGCCTGTCGTCAGAGACTTTATCAA GTACCTCTACTCCCGGAGGATCGACGTCTCTCTGTCGTCAGTGAAGTGCTTGCACAAGCTCGCCTCTGCCTCCGGGGCCAAGCAGCTGCAGAGCTACTGCGGGCACCTCTTTGCCATCCTCCTCCCCCAGGACCCCTCTTTCCGGACGGCCCTGGACCTCTATGCCTATGCCCTGGCCACCTGGGACCCCGTGCTGGAGGAGATCTGCATGCAGTTCCTGGCCTGGAACTTCAGGGCCCTGACGCAGGCCGAGGCCTGGCCGAGCGTCCCCACGGCCGTGCTCCGAGACCTGCTCTCCAGGAATGAGCTGGTCACTCCCAGCGAGCTGGCTGTGCTGCTGGCCTTGGATGAATGGAGCCAGGAGAGGCGCATCTCCCGCAGGGAGGTGGAGGGCTTGGTGGAGAGGGTGCGGTTCCCCATGATACCGCCCAGCGACCTCTTCACGCTGCAGTTTAACCTGTCCCTGTACTGGAGTCACGAGGCGCTGTTCCAGAAGAAGATGCTGCAGGCCCTGGAGTTCCACACCGTGCCCTTCGAGCTGCTGGCTCAGTACAGGGGCCTGAACCTCACCGAGGACACCTACCAGCCCCGGCTTTACACCTCGCGCACCTGGAGCGCCTCCGTGACAGGTTCCAGTTACAACCCCTACCGGTCCTTCCAGACGCCCCAGCACCCCAGCTTCCTCTTCCAGGCCAACTCAGTCTCCTGGTCTTTAGTCTACCTCCCCACCGTCCGGAGCTGCTGGAACTACGGGTTCTCGTGCTCCTCTGACGACCCCCCGCTCCTGGCCCTCTCCAAGTCTAGCTACTCCAAGCCCACCATCGGTTATGAAAACAAGGCCCTGATGCTCTGTGGGAGAAACTTCGTGGCGGACGTCACCAACTTCGAGGGCTGGAAGGCCCTGATCCCCAGTGCCCTGGACACCAACAGCTCCAGGAGTGCCTCCTTCTTCCCCTGCCCGGCAGGGTCCTTCAGCAGCTTCCAAGTTGTAATCCGTCCCTTCTACCTGACCAACTCCACGGGTGTGGACTAG